A segment of the Streptomyces sp. Tu 2975 genome:
CGCGGGCGGCGTGCACGTCACCCTGGCGTGAACCGCGGCCCACCGGGCTTCGCGGTCGACCAGCCCCGGCGTACTCCCGTTGATTGCATAAACCTGCATAGCTGCGTATAGTCATGCCATCGATGAGGAGGATTTTCGATGACCGTACGAGCAGCAGTGGCAGGGGCGAGCGGGTACGCGGGCGGAGAGCTGCTCCGGCTGCTCCTGGCGCACCCCGAGGTCGAGATCGGCGCCGTCACCGGCAACTCCAACGCCGGACGCCCCCTCGGCGCCATGCAGCCGCATCTGCTGCCGCTGGCCGACCGCGTGCTCATGCCGACCACCGCCGAGGTGCTCTCCGGGCACGACGTCGTGTTCCTCGCGCTCCCGCACGGGGAGTCCGCCGCCGTCGCCGAGCAGCTCGGCGACGATGTGCTGGTCATCGACATGGGGGCCGACTTCCGGCTGAAGGACGCCGGCGACTGGGAGCAGTTCTACGGCTCCGAGCACGCCGGTACCTGGCCCTACGGCCTGCCGGAACTGCCGGGCGCCCGCGCCGCGTTGGAGGGGTCCAGGCGTGTCGCGGTGCCCGGCTGCTATCCCACCGCCGTCTCGCTCGCGCTGTTCCCCGTGTACCAGGCGGGGATCGCCGAGCCGGAAGCGGTGATCACCGCCGCCACCGGGACCTCCGGCGCCGGCAAGGCGCTCAAGCCGCATCTGCTGGGCTCCGAGGTCATGGGCTCCATGAGCCCCTACGGCGTCGGTGGCGGCCACCGCCACACCCCCGAGATGATCCAGAACCTGAGCGCGGTCGCGGGGGAGCGGGTCACCGTGTCGTTCACGCCCACCCTCGCGCCCATGGCGCGGGGCATCCTCGCCACCTGCTCCGTGAAGGCGAAGCCGGGCACGACGGCGCACGACGTTCGGGCCGCGTACGAGAAGGCGCTGGCCGACGAGGAGTTCGTGCACCTGCTGCCCGAGGGGCAGTGGCCCGCCACCGCCTCCGTGTACGGGTCGAACGCGGCGCAGCTCCAGGTCGCGTACGACGAGAACGCCGGACGCGTCATCGCCGTCAGCGCCATCGACAACCTCACCAAGGGCACCGCCGGCGGCGCGGTGCAGAGCATGAACATCGCCCTCGGACTCCCCGAGAGCACCGGTCTTTCCACGATTGGAGTTGCGCCGTGAGCGTGACCGCAGCGAAGGGATTCACGGCAGCGGGCATCGCCGCCGGGATCAAGGCGAACGGCAACCCGGACCTGGCCCTCGTGGTCAACACCGGGCCCCGCCGCGCCGCCGCCGGTGTCTTCACCTCCAACCGTGTCAAGGCCGCGCCCGTACTGTGGTCCGAGCAGGTCCTCACCGGCGGCGAGGTCAGCGCGGTGGTCCTCAACTCCGGCGGCGCCAACGCCTGTACGGGCCCGAAGGGCTTCCAGGACACCCACGCCACCGCGGAGAAGGTCGCCGAGGTGCTCGGGCACAGCGCCGGCGAGGTCGCCGTCGCGTCCACCGGGCTGATCGGCGTCCTGCTCCCCATGGACAAGCTGCTCCCCGGCATCGAACAGGCCGCCACCCAGCTCTCCGAGCACGGCGGCGAGAAGGCCGCCATCGCCATCAAGACCACGGACACCGTCCACAAGACCGCGGTCGCCCAGGGCGACGGCTGGACCGTCGGCGGCATGGCCAAGGGCGCCGGCATGCTCGCACCGGGCCTCGCCACGATGCTCGTCGTCCTCACCACCGACGCCGACCTCGAGCCCGCCGCCCTGGACAAGGCACTGCGCGACGCCACCCGGCAGACCTTCGACCGGGTCGACTCCGACGGCTGCATGTCCACCAACGACACCGTGCTGCTCCTCGCCTCCGGCGCGAGCACGACCACCCCCCGTTACGAGGAGTTCGCAGAGGCCGTACGGGCCGTCTGCGACGACCTCGGCCGGCAGCTGATCGGCGACGCGGAAGGCGCGAGCAAGGACATCAAGATCGAGGTGATCAACGCGGCCACGGAGGACGACGCCGTGGAGGTCGGCCGTTCCATCGCCCGCAACAACCTCCTCAAGTGCGCCATCCACGGCGAGGACCCCAACTGGGGCCGGGTGCTGTCCGCCATCGGCACCACCCGTGCCGCGTTCGAGCCGGACCGGCTCAACGTCGCCATCAACGACGTCTGGGTCTGCAGGAACGGCTCGGTCGGCGAGGACCGCGACCTCGTCGACATGCGCTACCGCGAGGTCCGGATCACCGCCGACCTTGCCGCAGGCACAGAGTCCGCGGTCATCTGGACCAACGACCTCACCGCCGACTACGTCCACGAGAACAGCGCGTACAGCTCATGAGTACGACCAGGAAGCACACCGCGCTGCCCAAGGCCCAGATCCTCATCGAGGCCCTGCCGTGGCTGACCCGCCACAACGGCAAGACCGTCGTCATCAAGTTCGGCGGGAACGCCATGATCGACGAGGACCTGAAGGCGGCCTTCGCCCAGGACGTCGTCTTCCTGCGCCACGCCGGGCTCAAGCCGGTCGTCGTGCACGGCGGCGGCCCGCAGATCTCCGCGGCGCTCGATCGGCACGGCCTGGTCAGCGAGTTCAAGGCGGGACTGCGGGTCACCACCCCGGAGGCGATGGACGTCGTACGGATGGTGCTCGCCGGGCAGGTCCAGCGCGAACTGGTGGGCCTGCTCAACCAGCACGGCCCGTTCGCCGTCGGCCTCACCGGCGAGGACGCCCACACCATCACCGCGACCAAGCACCAGCCGCAGATCGACGGCGAGCTCGTCGACATCGGCCGGGTCGGCGAGATCACCGAGATCGACACCGGCGCCATCACGGCGCTCCTCGCCGACGGCCGGATCCCGGTCATCTCCTCGATCGCTCGCTCACAGGACGACGGACATGTCTACAACGTCAATGCTGATACGGCGGCTGCGGCACTCGCTGCGGCGCTGGGCGCAGAGACCCTGATGGTCCTCACCGACGTCGAGGGGCTCTACGAGGACTGGCCCGACAGCGACGAGGTG
Coding sequences within it:
- the argC gene encoding N-acetyl-gamma-glutamyl-phosphate reductase, which translates into the protein MTVRAAVAGASGYAGGELLRLLLAHPEVEIGAVTGNSNAGRPLGAMQPHLLPLADRVLMPTTAEVLSGHDVVFLALPHGESAAVAEQLGDDVLVIDMGADFRLKDAGDWEQFYGSEHAGTWPYGLPELPGARAALEGSRRVAVPGCYPTAVSLALFPVYQAGIAEPEAVITAATGTSGAGKALKPHLLGSEVMGSMSPYGVGGGHRHTPEMIQNLSAVAGERVTVSFTPTLAPMARGILATCSVKAKPGTTAHDVRAAYEKALADEEFVHLLPEGQWPATASVYGSNAAQLQVAYDENAGRVIAVSAIDNLTKGTAGGAVQSMNIALGLPESTGLSTIGVAP
- the argJ gene encoding bifunctional glutamate N-acetyltransferase/amino-acid acetyltransferase ArgJ, with product MSVTAAKGFTAAGIAAGIKANGNPDLALVVNTGPRRAAAGVFTSNRVKAAPVLWSEQVLTGGEVSAVVLNSGGANACTGPKGFQDTHATAEKVAEVLGHSAGEVAVASTGLIGVLLPMDKLLPGIEQAATQLSEHGGEKAAIAIKTTDTVHKTAVAQGDGWTVGGMAKGAGMLAPGLATMLVVLTTDADLEPAALDKALRDATRQTFDRVDSDGCMSTNDTVLLLASGASTTTPRYEEFAEAVRAVCDDLGRQLIGDAEGASKDIKIEVINAATEDDAVEVGRSIARNNLLKCAIHGEDPNWGRVLSAIGTTRAAFEPDRLNVAINDVWVCRNGSVGEDRDLVDMRYREVRITADLAAGTESAVIWTNDLTADYVHENSAYSS
- the argB gene encoding acetylglutamate kinase produces the protein MSTTRKHTALPKAQILIEALPWLTRHNGKTVVIKFGGNAMIDEDLKAAFAQDVVFLRHAGLKPVVVHGGGPQISAALDRHGLVSEFKAGLRVTTPEAMDVVRMVLAGQVQRELVGLLNQHGPFAVGLTGEDAHTITATKHQPQIDGELVDIGRVGEITEIDTGAITALLADGRIPVISSIARSQDDGHVYNVNADTAAAALAAALGAETLMVLTDVEGLYEDWPDSDEVISRLTATQLEKLLPELSSGMVPKMEGCLHAVRNGVNTARVIDGRVQHSILLEIFTDEGIGTMVVPDDVQREA